In Mangifera indica cultivar Alphonso chromosome 14, CATAS_Mindica_2.1, whole genome shotgun sequence, the DNA window GAAGCAATACTGATGAAACTAAAAGATGAAGCTAAAACAATCGAAGCTGGTGCACTACAAAGTCAATACAGTAGAAGCTAAAACAGTCTTGACCCAATGGTAAGTGGTTAATGCTAAGACTTGGATAAAttggtttaactcaaattaaacaacCGAGTCAATGAAAACAATCACTTGCCTCTTCATCCTCCCATATCCCTTAGGAAGACAACAATAGTGATTCTTAAAAAAAAGGCATGCGAAGGCAAGGAAGAAGAATACCTGAAGAAGTGCAGTCATGAACATGTGGAAGGCCTGTGTATTTTGGTCAATGAGGATTGAGATCCGGCCAAAAAAGTTCACCACTCCTTGCATCTGTTAATACAGAAAAACCTGTGAATGATAGCACAATAGAGAGAAAATCCCACAAATAACTAATAAATGAAGCATCCCCCAGGTATATTTCTGACAAATTGGACCAAGACCTCACAGCCTTCTAATAACCAATATCTTTCCATTTTTCTATATGAATTAGCGATTATATACAAGAAAAGTTAACCAAGCCCAAGCAACTAAGAACAGTTAAGACATTAGTCAGAAGTAAATTATGGTGACCAGATGAGTAGTGGTGAGAAACACTCAATTCTATGAATGCAGTGGCTAAATAAATTGAGCAGTCAAGTTCACAAACGTTCCAATCATACATAGGGACAGCAGTTCATTGTTTgagtaatttattaaataattatgtgaaTTCATAAAACTGTAATAAACAAACTTACCACTCGAAGAAGTGAGATCCAAAACCCAGGAGGTGATGAAGGACCACCATGTGGATTGTTAGGATCTTGAACACCATAAGGGCAACCCATGCCCATTCCATAGCCACCCATCGGACCTCCAAAACTGCCATTATACATTCCACCCCCATACATCCCAGATCCATCTAGACCACCATAACCTCCCCCGTACATGCCATTACTATACAGCCCTCCAAGACCACCATAAGAACCATACATTCCAGATCCTAAGCCAGAATTATAGTTCAAAGTAGACCCATAACCTGTgtaggaaggaaaaaaaagccaaaagatgaattatatgataaagcAAAAAAGGAGCGCTTGGTATCTCTTTACATCATTTTGCAACACACTGACaatcatcatttttaaatatacttCTTTAATTATCAGaattctctttcctttttttcaagCTAAAAATCCATTTTTACCTCTGTAGCTGTTACTTCCATAGTTTTGTTCCCAAGGCCTTGATGGAAGAGGCCTACCTAGGGTATTTCTTTTGACAGTGGCAGTCCTATTCGAAGTTGAAACAATTTCTCCAGGATTTGCAGTTCCAGAAGACTCAACTATATCACTTGTATTGCCAGCTGATGGGGGTTTAAATGGTGTACGCCCAGAAGCAACACCTGCTCGCTCCCATGGCTTTGGAGGAGGACTATGAGCTACAAACACCAAACGGAATAATCCAATTTCAGAATACCAAGTAGTAAAAAGaccaaaaccaaaaaagaaaaacagaaagcaATTTCCAAGTATTTCATACATGCAAATCTTGTCACCATTACAAACCATAAAATTACATGACAATTGAATTTAACCAAAGAAAGCTAATCAAGAAAACCTTAAGCACCATATTCATTAGAATGGAATCATAGCTATGAAATTGGAATTACGGAAACAGAAAATGGGACCTGGAAACTTCCATTTTCTGATAATTAGATCAATTCAACGTTTCAAACACATCCTACAACTTGTATCagcaaattgaaaaaaaaaaattattattaataataataatcggATATCTCAGTCCAACAAAGGATATGCACAGCcacacatttatatatctaagcacgataacattttttttttaaaaaaagaaagactcAATGAACTTTAAACTGTTTAAGAGTACAactttttatctataattaatacCAGCAAAAGCATTTGAACACGATATCTCTCAACCATTCAAATTACAGAATTCTAATAATCAACCACGTTcatctaatattaaaaaaaaattctgaaaaaaCAACGATTCGATCTTTAcaggaaaatttttttctcccaattttttttaaatggtttatcAGCGACTAATAAGAGTAAacatggaaaattaaaaaaaaaaattctcacaaTATCTCAAGTTCTCAACTCCCAAACAGGAGCGAAATTGAAATTATCCTCGGTGAATAGTTGATGAAATTCAACCGATCAAAGGACAGAaaccaaaaactcaaaatcctaaacaaaataattataattttttcttacaaacaaattattgattttattgatGAATTAGAAAGGAgggcaaatttaaaaaaaaaaaaaatcaattttgacCGAACCTGGTGGAGATTGTGCATTGGATTCCATAGGAGCTAGAGTTGCAGAGAAACGACATTACGAATTTGGAGAGAATTTATAAACGACAACGCCAATACCGGAAGCCTGGATCTTTCCTGGCAATATGGCGCGAGGCGTGTGGGCTCTGCTTTGCGTCAACGGCTTTAAACATTTGACGTTGTGAGTAcagtttttaaaataacaaaagtaTGTGTACAGTACAAAATGGGGTATATATTTAATGGGTATTTTcgtctaattatataatattatatataaatatatatttatttgtattcagAATAATTatggataatattatattaaaaataagtttactgtttatttttcttcttgaaaaaataattttgataaatttctcaataaatTTGTTactaaaaaaagatttttggaATAAGTAAAGATTTACGAAAAACTTATAAactattgaaatatttattttttatcttaagaTAAATAgatattgaaaacttaattttttttgtatgatttatttttttaaataataaaaaatttcaaacacttCAAAATTTCTCTATCTTTTTCGAatcattatttttacataaaaatatattaatttatatcaaaataaataatatatataatattatataatacactTTTTAACatcgtattattttttatttcatttgtgtAATATcgtataatatttatactaataGTCATGATTGACCTCCCGGTATAATCCAAAAAGTTAATCAGTCTGTGTCCTGCGACACTGAAgtttgaaaagaagaagaaaggagtAACACGGCCTCCACCAACAATGCAAACAAAGCAGGAAATCAACAGCTGCAAGAgataaaactttattattatcaaaattaatatgcaAATCTATTCTACAACTGTTTAATTACTTCTAACATATACAGACTTATACTATACATTAACATTTATGATGATCATTCCACAATGCAAAGCTGTTCTTTGGAGCTTTTCATTCTGACTGGACTAACAACTTGGACCACGGGACAGAGATGCTTCATTTCATGAGATTACTGCTAAACTAGGAAGGAAGGTATAAGTTTCCAACTTTCTGGGAAGAATGTCACCCTGTGTGATGGAAAAGATTGCCAGTGTTGGGCGTCAACTACGAACCACCAACCAAAAAGCAATTGCTACTTCCAGAGCTGCCCAGTGCACAAGGCATATCACGAATGAGGAACCTCACACTTCGTGTGCCCATGGTTTCCATTATCTCAAGACATTCCTGCAAGTCTGAGTCACTGACCAACATCACCCATTCCTCTTCGTCATCTAGATACTTGAGCTGGAAGGTACCGGTTTGCAGTTTGAGCCTCCTGGCAACTTCCTCATACAGTTGGAAACACCCTGCAGTAGGTTCAAACTTGAATCGGATGATATCCTCTTTGTAAGTAGCTTTCACGGTAATTTTTGTACCACTGTCTCTGCAGCTTGTTTGAACTTTTGATTGCTTCCCCTGTTCAAAGCTTTGGGAGCTTGATGAACAACCATGCACCATGGAACCGTTTGATGAGTCCGTCATGCTTGAAGAAGTAGGTTGGTTATGCTCAACCATTCCGTCATAAGCCTCCAATCTGGTATCCATCTCCTCTGCAGCAGCCAAGGAGCTCGGGCACTGACACACATATTGACAGTCAGAATTCTCTAATTTCAACCCTTCCTTGTTCAGAGCCCATTTTTCTGCTTTTGAGAAACATGAACCCATGGAACCCTTTTCAGGAGTTACCCAAGCTGCAGTACTAAGCTTTGCTGGCCGAAATTGTCCTGCATCTATTCCAACCAACTTGGAGTTTTCAGTAGAATCAATCAAGAAAACGTTTGATTTATTTGGTTCTCCATCAGAGCTATTTGGAATGATCATGCTCCTTCCAGGGCCTACTTGGTTTTTGTCTAAACTGCATTTATCTTCGTCCAATTTAACTGTGGACTTTTCTATATTCATAGAAAGGGCTGGAGGTATAGATGCCGCATCTTGAGTTATTGGCTCAACGCTCTTGACAGGGAAGAGAAATTTTTTCCGagcatcaaattcttgaatgaTTGAGCCTGCTGCCACAAACCCACCTGTGGTTGGGTCAAACTTTAATCCACCTTCCACCCCCTGAACAGAGTCAAGCACAGTTTGTATTTTCCTTAACGAACGGTTCACTTTGTTTATCTTCTGGGATGGCCATCTAGAAATCCCATGTTGTCTACATATCCTTTTCAGCGTGGTCGGGCAGACTGCAAGCGAATGAGAAATTTAAAGGTAAATACATTGTCTCAAAAGAATATCAACCCCTGATTCTCTTCCatatttgattgatttcaatggGATCTACACAGTTGCAAGCTGGTCCaacctttcaatatttttcaaagatttggtATATCCCTTGATACAAATacatttcaaaagaaatatatgaatatattccTCTggatatattcatatatttgttGTGGTGGTCACCATCAAAGATGGCATGAcattttaaaaaccaatttaGCATTCATGAGATCCAAACCATGCAAGATAAAGTCTCACCGCCAATGCTTTTTGCAGCATCCTTAAGACTCCCAGAAAAGTACTGCTGAAGAACACTCAAGCTCACATTTTTCTCTGCCGTACTCCTCTTCTTCTCCGTATGTCGTCGTGATCCACTCATCACCTAGAAGAAATGCAAAAACAAGAGTTCAATCCTAAAATCCTAAAAGTTTTAACCGTTGCACCAAGAAATCagttcttaattttgatttattctaTTATAATATGGCTTTTGGTTATATGTCTCTTTAGTATTCCCTTAATATATCCACAAAGGATATTATCTACTGTAACTTTATAGAAATGCAAATGATACAGCCATTATTGATCTGATACAATCCTGGAACAGAAGTTTCCCGGATATTTTTAAGACTAAAATTGTTGCTTAACATCATATCATTTCCCTTCATTAATTGCTTAGGGATCtgctagaaaaaaaaaaatacaaacaaagcGAACCTTCCAAATAACACAGAACAGACAACATGAAACAGAGCATTGCCTCCTGTTTAATTTTCAGAGATATCTAGGAACATATCAAAATCAGCAACATCACCAACTGTATCAAAACCAATACagatatttctaaaaattacaGAGAAATCATCTGACATCATTAGTCACACCAAACCACAGTATTATAAAATTTCGCTTTTAGAAATCAAACAGAATCAATGGGCATAAAAATCCAATTTCTTCATGATAATAAATcttaaagttgaataaaaagATACTACAAATTCAATTGGCACAGGCCAACCATGATGCAGTATTATGGAATTATTATGCCTGCACATACATGTGAGTTAAGTAGGCAGAATTATCCACGCTCTCAGAAAACTAGTTGGAGAAAAGCTATATCAAGGTAAAGAATAGTGATGTGTTCAAGAACAATACCTGTTCACGATGACCATTTGATTCTGTTCCATCACTTTTTGAATTAGATACATCAGTGTGCATCAGGTCAATTGAGTTGAAGTTGCTCTCAGAGATTGCAGTATGAGAATTCCTTGACATTGACAGTGGTGAAAAACTTGTTACTGTGCCCTTCTGAAACCCAACTTTAGAGCCTTCATTCCCAACCAATTCTCCCTCTGTTACCATTCTCAAACTCTTACAGATTCTCTGCATAGTACCTGAAAGGTTATTTAAACAGTTTTGCTGCTCTGAACTCCCTTTCATGTTGACAGGGAGGAAGAACTCAAGGATATAATCGTCATCACCCGTGTAGGTGCTCCTACTTCTAATTGCAACAGCAGCATTCAGCCCAAACTTACGTGCATGATGGACAAGTGGATATTcacttatattatatgattttacatCAGGGAAGAAGAAAGGGTGATTCGATAGAAGAGCTTTTCCAGCTATACCCTGTCCTTCCTCAAGATAATGGTCTGTACACGCATGCACAAATCCTTGCATGTCTCTGTCATTTACATAACAAGCTGCACCCTCAATGCATAGAATGTTTTTTCCAACGGAGCTTGTATTACCCTCTCTCACCCGCACGTTTATGATTTCATGAACTGCTTCCTCGTTGTAATGACAGGGAATCCAAGTTAGAGCCAGTGGCAATCTATGTTCATGACATACAGCTCGTAGAACATCAGCTATCTCTGTTAAGGCAGCTCTCTTATTCCTTGAGATGCACTGGAAAATAACAGATGACATCAGAAAATGCAGAGCAGTGGAAAACAAAATTACTTGCAAATAAATATATCCTCTTCTTCTACCAAAGGAAACACGATAAACATATGCTTCtccttaattttcattttttactacGTATTTAGTTTTACAACAAATATACATGaaccataaagaaaaaaattagaggtTTTGATAAAACCTGGGGAAGAAGACGCGGAGGAGCACTAGTCCTTAAATTTACAGCCTGTAAAAGGAATGTCAACCAATAAGGTCTCAAGATAAcatcaaacacaataaaaataGTAGAAATCCACACATTAGCAATAATTAGTAAACAAATGTGTTTGTAGACCATAGCCATGTGTCAGGGTCAGCTTGAAATCTTTGCACATTGAACACATAGATTCGGATGTTTACTCAAATCTTAAGGCAATAAGCATTCAATAACTTTTATTTTCCTGACATTTGCAGAGAAATTATACTGCAAAATCaccacaaaaatatttttgctctttttgttatatttttctaatacaGAACGAGGGCCAACATATGCTACTTAAGAGTATAATAAGGATTAAAAATGTTCACTAATGACTCCAGCTGGAAATCACAGATTTtcagaacaaaataaatttctttaaatgtgctcaaaaatattattcatatatttattctttcAAAATTGCACTCCATTAAGTGATGCACAAATGCAACAATGCAAAAGCTGGAAGTAATAACAACACTTCATAAATTACTAAACGGGAAGAAACACTAGTTTGGTTAGACTTCTCTGCAGTCTTTATTGTGGCCTGATTTAACCACTGTACTACAGCCACTCTTTCCGCAGCAAACTATATATTTTCCCCATCATTTTCTTTAGAGTCCATCCAATGAAATGCAAACAATCCTAATTTTTTATACAGTTGCATcgaaataaaatcaaagaaaacagATCCCTGGTAAAATTACAAAGCTAAAAGAAAAAAGTCTACGGTGAAAATTTGAAGAGCAGAAACTAACCTGGAGCGCATTGCAAACACTAAGCATCTCTAAATCAAAGTCGTGCTTCTCTTTCACAGTGACAAGTTCCAGAACAGCAGCACAAGACATTTCAGGATATTCAAAGACAGGTAAGGCAATAGAACCACGAACTGCATGATCAACAGCATGTCCCACCCTCAAGAACTCGTCCTCATTGTAATGAACTACATTTGAAGTCCACTCAGGAACTTTAGAGATAAATACACGACCAGGAAGCCCTGGGAAAGAACCCGGTTTCACTTCTGTAGAGAAGGTATATGCCCTTGACACTTCTCGATACCCTGTAAGCATTTGATCAAGCAAGTAGGGCTGGTCAAAAGTGCTCAAGATATACTGATTTCCGCGCTGTATTGGAACCCAGACCTGCGCTAAAATGCCCACTCCAGACGACTCTTTAAAGAATGACAATGCCTTAAGCATCTTCTCGTCAAGTGATAGTGGAACTGGCCGAGAAACTGAACAATTTGACACATTTGAGACCTTGTTTTCTAGATAACCACCATTACTTTGTTTATGAACCAAaccatcttcatcattaggatcCAAATAACAAGATGCagtatttttttgttgaaaaaccATCTTGTCTGCACAATTGTTTGAATTTCCCATAGTATTTGATGTGCTAGCACCATCAAGAACTGCAGAAGGATTTGGTCCGGTTACATTTAATGTATCAAAAGAGGCATAAGGCATAGACTGAAACGACGAAAACTCATAGGATGCATACATCTGATCTGTTGCAAGAGGGCTGTTGCACCAGCCAGCATAGACATCAAGATTCATCAGCTCTGAAAAGTTTAATTGATCTTCAGGAACAGAACTCCCTGAACCACCATCAAACAGTTCCATATTCTCCATTTGTGTTCTCTCAAGAACCCAATTACAAGTCCCCTTTACTAAAGCGTTTTCCAATTTCTAGTGGTCAACAGAATCCTGTCCTAACTGAGAGCAGAAAGCGTTGGTGTCCTATCAAGTAAATAAACACAACcatttttcccttcattttcCCCCTCACTAGCTCTTGAAGGCACTTAAATTTCACCGTATATTCCATCAAGTTTTTGATTTACTGCCCAAACTCAAATGTTATCAATCTaaactttatttgaaaaactttgtTCCACAAGT includes these proteins:
- the LOC123195533 gene encoding peroxisomal membrane protein 13-like isoform X2, translating into MESNAQSPPAHSPPPKPWERAGVASGRTPFKPPSAGNTSDIVESSGTANPGEIVSTSNRTATVKRNTLGYGSTLNYNSGLGSGMYGSYGGLGGLYSNGMYGGGYGGLDGSGMYGGGMYNGSFGGPMGGYGMGMGCPYGVQDPNNPHGGPSSPPGFWISLLRVMQGVVNFFGRISILIDQNTQAFHMFMTALLQIFDRTGLLYGELARFVLQILGIKQRPRKVQPQGPNGLYLPGHNDMHANQNFIEGPKAAPGESWDNVWGNNPSK
- the LOC123195533 gene encoding peroxisomal membrane protein 13-like isoform X1 translates to MESNAQSPPAHSPPPKPWERAGVASGRTPFKPPSAGNTSDIVESSGTANPGEIVSTSNRTATVKRNTLGRPLPSRPWEQNYGSNSYRGYGSTLNYNSGLGSGMYGSYGGLGGLYSNGMYGGGYGGLDGSGMYGGGMYNGSFGGPMGGYGMGMGCPYGVQDPNNPHGGPSSPPGFWISLLRVMQGVVNFFGRISILIDQNTQAFHMFMTALLQIFDRTGLLYGELARFVLQILGIKQRPRKVQPQGPNGLYLPGHNDMHANQNFIEGPKAAPGESWDNVWGNNPSK
- the LOC123196452 gene encoding protein NLP8 isoform X1, with the translated sequence MENMELFDGGSGSSVPEDQLNFSELMNLDVYAGWCNSPLATDQMYASYEFSSFQSMPYASFDTLNVTGPNPSAVLDGASTSNTMGNSNNCADKMVFQQKNTASCYLDPNDEDGLVHKQSNGGYLENKVSNVSNCSVSRPVPLSLDEKMLKALSFFKESSGVGILAQVWVPIQRGNQYILSTFDQPYLLDQMLTGYREVSRAYTFSTEVKPGSFPGLPGRVFISKVPEWTSNVVHYNEDEFLRVGHAVDHAVRGSIALPVFEYPEMSCAAVLELVTVKEKHDFDLEMLSVCNALQAVNLRTSAPPRLLPQCISRNKRAALTEIADVLRAVCHEHRLPLALTWIPCHYNEEAVHEIINVRVREGNTSSVGKNILCIEGAACYVNDRDMQGFVHACTDHYLEEGQGIAGKALLSNHPFFFPDVKSYNISEYPLVHHARKFGLNAAVAIRSRSTYTGDDDYILEFFLPVNMKGSSEQQNCLNNLSGTMQRICKSLRMVTEGELVGNEGSKVGFQKGTVTSFSPLSMSRNSHTAISESNFNSIDLMHTDVSNSKSDGTESNGHREQVMSGSRRHTEKKRSTAEKNVSLSVLQQYFSGSLKDAAKSIGVCPTTLKRICRQHGISRWPSQKINKVNRSLRKIQTVLDSVQGVEGGLKFDPTTGGFVAAGSIIQEFDARKKFLFPVKSVEPITQDAASIPPALSMNIEKSTVKLDEDKCSLDKNQVGPGRSMIIPNSSDGEPNKSNVFLIDSTENSKLVGIDAGQFRPAKLSTAAWVTPEKGSMGSCFSKAEKWALNKEGLKLENSDCQYVCQCPSSLAAAEEMDTRLEAYDGMVEHNQPTSSSMTDSSNGSMVHGCSSSSQSFEQGKQSKVQTSCRDSGTKITVKATYKEDIIRFKFEPTAGCFQLYEEVARRLKLQTGTFQLKYLDDEEEWVMLVSDSDLQECLEIMETMGTRSVRFLIRDMPCALGSSGSSNCFLVGGS
- the LOC123196452 gene encoding protein NLP9 isoform X2 — its product is MSMLAGATALLQQIRFLDGASTSNTMGNSNNCADKMVFQQKNTASCYLDPNDEDGLVHKQSNGGYLENKVSNVSNCSVSRPVPLSLDEKMLKALSFFKESSGVGILAQVWVPIQRGNQYILSTFDQPYLLDQMLTGYREVSRAYTFSTEVKPGSFPGLPGRVFISKVPEWTSNVVHYNEDEFLRVGHAVDHAVRGSIALPVFEYPEMSCAAVLELVTVKEKHDFDLEMLSVCNALQAVNLRTSAPPRLLPQCISRNKRAALTEIADVLRAVCHEHRLPLALTWIPCHYNEEAVHEIINVRVREGNTSSVGKNILCIEGAACYVNDRDMQGFVHACTDHYLEEGQGIAGKALLSNHPFFFPDVKSYNISEYPLVHHARKFGLNAAVAIRSRSTYTGDDDYILEFFLPVNMKGSSEQQNCLNNLSGTMQRICKSLRMVTEGELVGNEGSKVGFQKGTVTSFSPLSMSRNSHTAISESNFNSIDLMHTDVSNSKSDGTESNGHREQVMSGSRRHTEKKRSTAEKNVSLSVLQQYFSGSLKDAAKSIGVCPTTLKRICRQHGISRWPSQKINKVNRSLRKIQTVLDSVQGVEGGLKFDPTTGGFVAAGSIIQEFDARKKFLFPVKSVEPITQDAASIPPALSMNIEKSTVKLDEDKCSLDKNQVGPGRSMIIPNSSDGEPNKSNVFLIDSTENSKLVGIDAGQFRPAKLSTAAWVTPEKGSMGSCFSKAEKWALNKEGLKLENSDCQYVCQCPSSLAAAEEMDTRLEAYDGMVEHNQPTSSSMTDSSNGSMVHGCSSSSQSFEQGKQSKVQTSCRDSGTKITVKATYKEDIIRFKFEPTAGCFQLYEEVARRLKLQTGTFQLKYLDDEEEWVMLVSDSDLQECLEIMETMGTRSVRFLIRDMPCALGSSGSSNCFLVGGS